The sequence CAGAAAAATAATCAGATCGAGCTCGTCCTGCGCCACAAGAGCGCCAATCTGCTGGTCGCCCCCGAGAGGCCCCGACATGAAGCGGTGAATGTTTAAGCTTGTTGCTTCCATAATGCGCAGACCGGTCGTACCGGTCGAGTACATTTCATGCCCCTCAAACACATGCTCATAAGCGGTTACAAAATTAACCATTTCATCTTTCTTGCGGTCATGCGCAATAAATGCAATCTTCATCGGTTTCTCCCCCGTTTATTCGATAAAGTGATCAAACCCGTATATCATTCCGGTATATCCCATGACTTTTTGGATCCCCAGCTTAACTCCAGGCATGTACCCCGAACGCTCATAGGAATCGTGGCGGATCTTCAGCGTCTGTCCGAAGCTGCCGAAGACAACCTCCTGCTGCGCAAATACACCCGGGAGCCGCACGCTGTGAATCCGAAACCCGTTATAGTAGCCGCCACGAGCGCCTTCGATCGTTTCCTCCTCCTGCGGATTGCCCTGACGCAGCTCTTCGCGCGCCTCGGCAATCAGCTCAGCCGTCTTGATGGCTGTGCCAGAGGGCGCATCCAGCTTCTGGTCTCCATGATACTCAATAATCTCAAGATTGGGAAAGTATTTTGCCGCCTGCGCCGCAAACTTCATCATCAGGATCGCTCCAATCGAAAAATTCGGGGCGATCAATCCGCCTATTCCCTGTTCCCGGCACTGCTTGTCCAATTCTTCAATCTGCTCCGGGGTAAAGCCGGTCGTGCCGATAACCGGCCTTACACCATACTTGATGGCCGCAGCCGTATTGGAATAAGCGGACTGCGGAATCGTGAAATCGACCAGCACATCCGCGCCGCCGGCAGACAGCGCGGCTTCAAGATCTGTTGTTACCGTCACTCCCGCTTCCGGAAGGCCCACCAACAGGCCTGCATCAATATCATGCAGCGAATGGTCCACTGCGGCGGCAAGCGTCAGCTCTTCATCCTGCAGAACCAGCTTAACGACTTCCCGGCCCATCCGGCCGCCGGCTCCTGAAACTACGACTCTGATTTTATTTTTCATATTAGATATGGCCCCCGCTTTCATTCATCTGATGATTACTGCACGTACTTCTGCAGTGATTTCTGCAAGTCTTTCATTAATTCCTTCAAGCCTTCATCGTCCGGATGCAGCATAATGACTTCTTTCATGGCCGCAATCGCCGCCAAAGGATCATTCACCCGGCTGTAAGCAATGGCCAGCCATACATAAGCATCCCCGTAAAGCGGGTCAAGCTTCACAGCCTCCTTCAGCAAGGTGATCGGCCGGTAGGGATTGCTCCTGTGGCCGATTGCCTCCTCCAAGAGCCGTTTGGCTTCCTGCACATGCAGCATGGCTTGCAGGTGCTGCAAATGCAGACGGTAATCCGGCTTCGCGCCGTCAAGCTTCACCGCGGCTCTGGCATGTTCGGCCGCCTTTTCCAGCTTCCCGCTGCGTGCGTAAGTGATTGAGCAGCGATACCGGACCTCCGGATCGTTCGGATCGGCCGCAATCGCGGCTTCGAAGCATACGATCGCCTCCTCAAAATCGCTTCGCAGAATACAGCGGTACGCCTCTTTGACATAATCGCCGGGATTCATGCCTACCACCCCCCGTCATATGCTTCATCATATGCGTATGGGCCTAATCGGTGTTTTTTTTCGTCCAGCGGTCCGCGTCCCGGGTATTAAATTTATGCATGACTTTGTTCATGGCTTCCGTTAAATCGATGCCAAGGGAATTGGCAAAGCAAACGGTGATAAACAGAATATCACCCAGTTCCAGTTCGATGGAATTTTCCGGCTCGTCCGCCTTTTTCGGCTTCTCCCCGAAGGAATGATTGACTTCCCGCGCCAGCTCTCCCACTTCCTCGGACATGCGCGCAAGCATAGAGAGCGGACTGAAATAACCCTCTTTGAACTGCCCGATATATGCGTCCACTTCCCGCTGTATTTCGGCGAGACTTTTCTCCATTTCCTGAAGGCGCTCCTTTCGATCTGCCGCATATTGCCTTTTCGTTTGCCCCTATGTTATCGTAAAGACGTTTTGAAGACAAATCTTTTTTGATGATCTCACACTCTGATAATAGGTATACTTTCCCGCAAAGGAAGAAAAACTGCCGTAATAAACGGCATTACGGAGGAATCCATGAACACTTTGAAACTGACTTCAATCATCAAGACGGTGGCTCCGATCATGCTGGGAACCGCCGTTTACGCCTTCGGACTGCTTTATTTCATTATTCCCAATCATCTTATGGAAGGAGGAGTCACCGGGATTACCATTTTGCTGAATTACGGCTTCGATATTCCGGTGTTCCTTACGACCCTGCTGCTTAACCTTCCGCTGTTTCTCCTCGGCTGGAAAGAACTTGGCGCAAAGCAAATCGCCTACACCGGCGTCGGCATCGGCTCGCTGTCCTTCTTTCTGTGGCTCTTTGAGCGGATGATTGCGCTTGGATGGTTCGATCCCTTTCAGACAGAGCATGACTTTATTCTGGCCTCTCTATACGCGGGAGTAACCCTTGGACTTGGACTTGGAATCGTCTTCCGTTTCGGCGGTACGACCGGCGGCGTTGACATTGTGGCCCGCATATGCGGCCGCCGTTTCGGCTGGAGCATGGGACAGGTCATACTGGTCACTGATGTTGTTATAATCGGATTATCCCTTATTTACATCCCGAGAGAGAAAATTTTGTACACGCTGGTCGCTGTATTTATCGCTTCCCGCGTAATCGATTTTATCCAGGAAGGCGCGTACGCCGCCAAAGCCTTTACGATTATTAGCGACTTCGGACAGGAAATCGCTGACCTGATTACGAATGAAATGGATCGGGGCGTTACCCTCATTCCTTCAATCGGCGCTTATTCCAAGCAGGCGAAGCATATGGTATATTGCATTGTTTCCCGCCAGGAAATCCGGCAATTAAGCCGGCTGGTCAAGTCCGTCGATCCGCGGGCATTTGTCATTATAAGCGATGTTCACGACGTTCAGGGAGAGGGCTTCCGGGAGATCTGAACCATGCAGCGGCATCCGTTATAACAAGCGCAAAGAGCGGCCAAATGGCCGCTCTTATATATTATGCATTCTTTTAGAAATCCATTTTCAGAACAGCTGCCACCGGCTCTTCTCGCCTCTATATTTCCTATAGGCGGTATAGAAAAGCGCAGCCAGGATAAATCCGGCACCGAGCCATCCTGCCAAGCCGTATTCCCGGGGAGCAAGCGGAAGAGACAGCGCCGGTTCATCCTTTTCCTTGCCAAACATGACTCTGGCGGCCTCCCTGCCGTGAGAGACGGCATTCATGAGCTCTTCCCGTTCAGGCGGACGGCTCCCTGACACAAGCCCGGCGGCATAGGACAGCCATGCGTCGAACCGGTTCACTTCTTCCGGTTTGCGGGCGATAATGACAGCCGGGCGGATCGTATCATAACGCTCCTGAATACGGGCAACCGCCGTTCTCCAGCCTGTCATATCACTCTTCGCCGCGCTTTGTTCCATATCGTTCAGATCCTCGCGGATCAGCTTGTAATATTGAAGCCACATCGGCTGACGGGGATGAGCCAAACTGTTGGCGGCAAGACGGAGCCTAGCGGCGGACGCCTCCCAACGCTCCTGCTGCATGCTTACTTCCGCCACGACGGCTTTCATATCAATAATCGCCCCCGAGAGCGCATTGACTCCTTCCACGGATGTAAGCCCATCGAAAGAAGACTGCACGAACAATCTGGAAATCGCATCCATCGTTACCCTGGCCTTATTGATGTTCCCTTCCGTGACGAAACCGTACAGCGTCTCCGCCTGCTGCTCCAGCTTTAGAGCGTTCGCTTCGGCGGTAACCGGCGGCTGCGCCCTCTCCGCCGGCGATTGAGCCCGGCTTGAATCCGCCTGACCGATAGCGAACCCGCTGTAACCCGACACGCTTGACGTATCCCATCCAGCCGTGCAGACCAATGCGACCAGCGTTATGATTATCCAATTCCTCCCGCGCAGCATGGGACATCCCTCCCTCCTGCCTTATGTGTATGGCTTAGGGACAAGGATTAGAACATCATAACCTCTTTATTGAGGCACGTCTTGGGTATACCCCCTTTGACGCTAGCCAAGCGGCCGCGGTGCTGACGAGGGTCAGCAGAAAGGTAAAGGTCCCGACCTGCGGAACATCATCCGTAAGGGCGCTGGGAAGCCAAGGATAAACGCCGTAGGAATAATCGACCGTATCGTTAAGAAGAGTCCACAGCAAAGCCAGCGGAATCATCTTCCGGCAAATAAAAAACCGGGCATACAGCAGCGCCTCCACAGCCATTCCTGTGTGCGAAATCATCAGCATCCAATCCTGCCAAACGACCGGTCCTCCCTGATAGCCTCCCGCCGCAATTATGGATACCGCCCATATGCCGTACTTAACGGAAGTTACAACTGCGAGCGCCTCGATCAAGGCTCTGAGCGTAATTCCTGCCGCCGTCTTCGGCGGATAGAGCAGCAAAATAAGCGCCAGCGTGAAGAACAAGCTTGCCGTAGGGCTGTCAGGCACAAAAGGCAAAAGCCAGCTTGGGTAATGGGCGGCCGTATAGGCCAATTGATTGCCGTACCATATGTATCCGTAAATCGTTCCCGGGATATTGACGGCCAGCAGCAGCCAGATGATAGCCCGGTGCTTTAGCAATTTGTCCAGCTTCATTCCAACAATCGACACGTTAGGTCTCCCCCAAAGCATACAAAAACCTGACCGCAGCTATTCGATCAGGTTATGCGATAATACCTTTATTCTACTGTCCGGATTTTTGTTTCGCAAGCCACTCCGCCAAATGGTTGATATCCTGATCGGTTAACCCTGCGTTAATAGCTGTATCATACATGGGCGGCATCTTATTATTGGAACCTTCTTTAATAATGGTCAGTATCGCTTCCTTATCAAGAGTATCGCCGACACCGCGAAGAGACGGTCCGGCCCCGCCCTTCAAATCAGCAGCGTGGCAGGCTACACATCCGGCCTTCTGAAAGGCTGCCATAGCCGGATCATTTTTGTCTACGATGGCAATTTCTTTTGCCTGCGTAACGCTGCCTGTCGGAAGCCCCTTTGCCCGGTTCTCGGCCGCTTTTTCCTCACGCTGCACATCTTCAGGTACCTGCCCGGTAGCCGCCATTTCACGCTTATGCTCCGTCCAGGCGGTGTTCGTCAGGTAGAAAATCGCCGCAAGCGACAGAAACATCAGCGAGGAAGCGATCGGTCTGCGATAGAATCTGCGTTCTCTGCCTGTATCCAAAAAAGGAGCCAGCAGCAGGGAACCGAAAGCCACGCCCGTTACCCCAAGCGTCCCGAGTACGATATAGTCTCCGGAAGCATACGGAAGCTTCAGATATTGGTACAAGAACAGGAAGTACCAGTCGGGAACCGGGATGACCGTCGCGGCGGCGTTGGCGGGAAAGCCAAGCGGCGCAGGCTCCGAGATCGTCAGCACCAGAATGCCTACGAGCACCACGACGCCGACCATCCATTCCTTGAGGAGGAAGTTCGGGATGAACGCCTCCGATTTCCCAGGATAGGCCGTGTAGTCGGTTGGAGGGATAAAACCGTCTCCCCGCCTGACGCGCGAATCGCCGACATAGACTATTTTTTCCTTGGAGTTGTCTTCATGAGCCACCTAAATGCCCTCCTCTCTTCGGATGCTGCCCTTTACAGCGGGCCGGAAATGCCTTGTCTGCGAATCATGATGAAGTGTCCAACGAGCAGTATAAGCAGCAGCGCCGGGAGGAAGAATACATGGAGAGCGAAGAATCTCGTCAGCGTCTCCGCGCCGACAATGTCGCCGCCCTGCATCAGTTCCTTGAGAACCGGACCCAATACGGGCGTGGAATTGGCGATCTCCAGCGTGACTTTTGTGGCGAAGTAGGCCTTGTTATCCCAGGGCAGCAAGTATCCGGTAAGCCCTAGACCCAGCATCACGAAAAAAATAAGCATCCCGACCACCCAGTTCATCTCGCGCGGCGCCTTGTACGAACCGGTGAAAAATACCCGCATCGTATGCAGGAACATCATGACAATAACAAGGCTGGCCCCCCAATGGTGCATACCGCGGACAATTTGCCCGAAAGCGACTTTGGTCTGCAAGTATTCGACGCTGGCGTATGCGTTGATAATGTCGGGAACGTAGTACATCGTCAGGAACATGCCGGACAGAATTTGAATCACGGTTATGAAAAAGGTCAATCCGCCAAAGCAGTACACGAATGCGGAAAAATGATGCGCGGGGTTTACATGCTCAGGAACCTCGTGATCGGCCACATCTCTCCAAATCGGCGTAATATCCAGACGTTCATCAATCCAGTTGTAGATATTTTTAAACATCGGCGGTTACACCTCCTTGGCGGCCTCGGTATTCGGTACGATATCGCCGAGGTATACCCAGCCATTTTCGATTTTCGTCTTGTACTGATCGAGCGGCTTCGGCGCAACGGCTAAATTCTTGCCCGCTTTGGTATAACGCGCGCCGTGGCAGGGACAGTGAAATTCATCTGGGGTAGCCTTGTTGTTATTCCATCCGACCGTACAGCCCAGATGCTTGCAGATCGGTGAAAGCGCATAAATTTCTCCCTGTTCGTTTTTGCGGATCCATGCGGTCAGCGTCGCTGTGCTGGCGTACCATCCGTCCTGCTGCTTCAGCTCAAACGTGAATTCCTGGGGCTGATCCGTTATTTTGGATTCTTCCGCCACCTTGATGAAATCTCCCGCGCCTTTCTTATGTAGTATCGGGTCGACGGCGAAACGGATCATGGGAAGAAGTGCGCCCGCTCCCATAAAAGCAGTGGCTCCTCCGAGCGTATAGGTCAGAAATTGTCTGCGGGACATCTCTTTACGGCTGGACGGTTTCAAGGCCGGTTTTTCCTGCTCGTTATGGCTGCTCATGTTTGCGTTTACCCCCTGTGTCGGATTTGGGAAAGCGCTGGAGGAAGCAATCAAGCGTTTACAATGACTTATATCACATTTATATCCATTCAGCTTAATCATAGCTTAGCATCCAAAACCCGTCAATGGATCTAACTTCATAATAAATTGTCCATTTTCAGTCACATTTTGAGTTCATATCTTTTTGCCACATTCGCTGTATTTCTTGCGTTGCAAGCCCGATCCCCCTAACCCCATTATCGTCGAAAAACCCTTTGATAGCAATGGGTAAATCGCTTTCATAAACATCTTGAGCAATCAGCGTTCCCCCGGCATCCAGCACTATGGCATATCTGAAATTACTGGACTTGACATTATGACATATTTCATTTATTAATTGCTCTTTGTTATCAATATCGTACTGCACCGCCGGGTATACTACGATCCGTCCCCTGAACGGACGCTCAATCCTATCGATATAATCGCGCAGCTTCTCCAATCTCTCTACCGTCTGGGGCGGCGATTCCTGTCCTGTCAATCCTGTGAACGGAATGAGACAAGTATCATAATAATGGCCATTCTCTTCCCAACTGACGCTGTTGAAATCGCTGAATTTCATGCCAGCTCCCCTTCTTTCGGATAATCTGAAAGCGAGAATCTTTTCATAAAAAAAGATGCGCCGCCGGGCGCACCTCATTTATGCTAAACTTTTCAGTTCGTCTGTAAGGTTTCGGAATGCTTCTTCGTCGCCGATTGCCAGCGCCGTGTCAATCTCACGGTACAAGATGTCGCACCGGCGCTTGCGGAGCGCTTCGTCCCACACCATTTCTGCCGCGAGCCCTAACATCACCTCATAGGTTGACTTCATTTTGTCCATTCGAATACACCTCCGCTGTTTATGCTAATCCGTATTCTTTCCCTTTCTCCACATAACTGGCAGACATTCGCGCCATCCGGAGCAGAT is a genomic window of Paenibacillus durus ATCC 35681 containing:
- the mgsA gene encoding methylglyoxal synthase, translating into MKIAFIAHDRKKDEMVNFVTAYEHVFEGHEMYSTGTTGLRIMEATSLNIHRFMSGPLGGDQQIGALVAQDELDLIIFLRDPLMAQPHEPDISALLRLCDVYGIPVATNIATAEILVKAINHGDFAWRDLVQKYKPGIEE
- the dapB gene encoding 4-hydroxy-tetrahydrodipicolinate reductase; translated protein: MKNKIRVVVSGAGGRMGREVVKLVLQDEELTLAAAVDHSLHDIDAGLLVGLPEAGVTVTTDLEAALSAGGADVLVDFTIPQSAYSNTAAAIKYGVRPVIGTTGFTPEQIEELDKQCREQGIGGLIAPNFSIGAILMMKFAAQAAKYFPNLEIIEYHGDQKLDAPSGTAIKTAELIAEAREELRQGNPQEEETIEGARGGYYNGFRIHSVRLPGVFAQQEVVFGSFGQTLKIRHDSYERSGYMPGVKLGIQKVMGYTGMIYGFDHFIE
- a CDS encoding tetratricopeptide repeat protein translates to MNPGDYVKEAYRCILRSDFEEAIVCFEAAIAADPNDPEVRYRCSITYARSGKLEKAAEHARAAVKLDGAKPDYRLHLQHLQAMLHVQEAKRLLEEAIGHRSNPYRPITLLKEAVKLDPLYGDAYVWLAIAYSRVNDPLAAIAAMKEVIMLHPDDEGLKELMKDLQKSLQKYVQ
- a CDS encoding nucleotide pyrophosphohydrolase; protein product: MEKSLAEIQREVDAYIGQFKEGYFSPLSMLARMSEEVGELAREVNHSFGEKPKKADEPENSIELELGDILFITVCFANSLGIDLTEAMNKVMHKFNTRDADRWTKKNTD
- a CDS encoding YitT family protein yields the protein MNTLKLTSIIKTVAPIMLGTAVYAFGLLYFIIPNHLMEGGVTGITILLNYGFDIPVFLTTLLLNLPLFLLGWKELGAKQIAYTGVGIGSLSFFLWLFERMIALGWFDPFQTEHDFILASLYAGVTLGLGLGIVFRFGGTTGGVDIVARICGRRFGWSMGQVILVTDVVIIGLSLIYIPREKILYTLVAVFIASRVIDFIQEGAYAAKAFTIISDFGQEIADLITNEMDRGVTLIPSIGAYSKQAKHMVYCIVSRQEIRQLSRLVKSVDPRAFVIISDVHDVQGEGFREI
- a CDS encoding sporulation protein YpjB, encoding MLRGRNWIIITLVALVCTAGWDTSSVSGYSGFAIGQADSSRAQSPAERAQPPVTAEANALKLEQQAETLYGFVTEGNINKARVTMDAISRLFVQSSFDGLTSVEGVNALSGAIIDMKAVVAEVSMQQERWEASAARLRLAANSLAHPRQPMWLQYYKLIREDLNDMEQSAAKSDMTGWRTAVARIQERYDTIRPAVIIARKPEEVNRFDAWLSYAAGLVSGSRPPEREELMNAVSHGREAARVMFGKEKDEPALSLPLAPREYGLAGWLGAGFILAALFYTAYRKYRGEKSRWQLF
- a CDS encoding DUF1405 domain-containing protein gives rise to the protein MSIVGMKLDKLLKHRAIIWLLLAVNIPGTIYGYIWYGNQLAYTAAHYPSWLLPFVPDSPTASLFFTLALILLLYPPKTAAGITLRALIEALAVVTSVKYGIWAVSIIAAGGYQGGPVVWQDWMLMISHTGMAVEALLYARFFICRKMIPLALLWTLLNDTVDYSYGVYPWLPSALTDDVPQVGTFTFLLTLVSTAAAWLASKGVYPRRASIKRL
- a CDS encoding menaquinol-cytochrome c reductase cytochrome b/c subunit, yielding MAHEDNSKEKIVYVGDSRVRRGDGFIPPTDYTAYPGKSEAFIPNFLLKEWMVGVVVLVGILVLTISEPAPLGFPANAAATVIPVPDWYFLFLYQYLKLPYASGDYIVLGTLGVTGVAFGSLLLAPFLDTGRERRFYRRPIASSLMFLSLAAIFYLTNTAWTEHKREMAATGQVPEDVQREEKAAENRAKGLPTGSVTQAKEIAIVDKNDPAMAAFQKAGCVACHAADLKGGAGPSLRGVGDTLDKEAILTIIKEGSNNKMPPMYDTAINAGLTDQDINHLAEWLAKQKSGQ
- the qcrB gene encoding menaquinol-cytochrome c reductase cytochrome b subunit — its product is MFKNIYNWIDERLDITPIWRDVADHEVPEHVNPAHHFSAFVYCFGGLTFFITVIQILSGMFLTMYYVPDIINAYASVEYLQTKVAFGQIVRGMHHWGASLVIVMMFLHTMRVFFTGSYKAPREMNWVVGMLIFFVMLGLGLTGYLLPWDNKAYFATKVTLEIANSTPVLGPVLKELMQGGDIVGAETLTRFFALHVFFLPALLLILLVGHFIMIRRQGISGPL
- a CDS encoding ubiquinol-cytochrome c reductase iron-sulfur subunit: MSSHNEQEKPALKPSSRKEMSRRQFLTYTLGGATAFMGAGALLPMIRFAVDPILHKKGAGDFIKVAEESKITDQPQEFTFELKQQDGWYASTATLTAWIRKNEQGEIYALSPICKHLGCTVGWNNNKATPDEFHCPCHGARYTKAGKNLAVAPKPLDQYKTKIENGWVYLGDIVPNTEAAKEV
- a CDS encoding DUF2487 family protein, whose protein sequence is MKFSDFNSVSWEENGHYYDTCLIPFTGLTGQESPPQTVERLEKLRDYIDRIERPFRGRIVVYPAVQYDIDNKEQLINEICHNVKSSNFRYAIVLDAGGTLIAQDVYESDLPIAIKGFFDDNGVRGIGLATQEIQRMWQKDMNSKCD
- a CDS encoding IDEAL domain-containing protein, which produces MDKMKSTYEVMLGLAAEMVWDEALRKRRCDILYREIDTALAIGDEEAFRNLTDELKSLA